CTGGGCAATTCTCTCTTCAGATGAACCTACATATAATCTTTCAGTAATCCATTTATACTTTCCATTTTCTTCAAGATTGGTATCAAGTAAGTAGATTGTGTTATTCCCAAATTTATCAACTTTCCAGACTTTACATTTAACATCAGTTTCTTCAACCTCTACAGTAACTGTAATTCCAGTATCCTCAACATGTTTATAATTTTGTCCCTCAGGAGGGAAGTTGTCATAAGGTCTTCCATAGTCATCAATTAATTGTTTGGTATAGCCTTTATTCCACATAATACCTATTCCAATAACAGGTAGATTTAAGTCTTTAGCAGCTTTCATAGTATCACCAGCTAAAACTCCTAAACCTCCAGAATAAATTCTAAAATCTTCATTTAGACCATATTCCATACAGAAATAAGCTACTCTGGCCGGGTCTTTTTTAATACCTTTAGTGATTTTTTCATTCATATTTCATTATTGCCTCCTCATATACTTAAAATCAAAAAATATTATCATATGATATGCTTATTATTATACATCAATAGCTTAAAATAGTAAAATTAAATTTTTTAAATCACTAATTTATGTTATAATTATAAGTGGATAGTTTATTATTAATGTTGTCCTGGGGAGGCCTGGTCATTTGAAGTCTTTTAAAGGTTATAATACATATGATCAATTTAGTTATGGTATAAAAGTAGGTTTAAATGGCACTGATATAAAGCTCTGGATTAAAGATGCCGATGAAGTTATTGTTAACTTATCATATAATGATAATGATCAAGTATTTGCTCAACTGGAATTAGAGGAAAAAGAAAAAAATATCTGGTATAAAAGCATTCCAGAGAGTTTGCATGGCGTTTATTATTGGTTAGAGATTGAGCGTGATGGGGAAAGGGTTGAGACTGTTGATCCCTGGGTAAAAGCAGTAGGAGTAAATAGTGAGAGAGGAATTATTGTTGATTTAGAGAAGACTAATCCTCCTGATTGGAATAAAGATAAAAGGATTAGTATAAATTCTCCGGTGGATGCAGTGATTTATGAATTGCATGTAAAGGATTTCAGTATCCATCCTGAATCTGGAATTAAAAACAAAGGTAAATATCTTGGATTTACTGAAACTGGTACAGTTAATAGTGAAGGACTGAAAACTGGTTTGGATCATCTAAAAGAATTAGGGATTACCCATGTTCAATTAATGCCAGTATTTGATTTTGCCACAGTAGATGATCAGGATATTGAAGATTATAATTGGGGTTATGATCCATTATATTATAATGTTCCTGAAGGTTCTTATGCAACTAATCCATCTAATTTTTCTAGAATTAAAGAATTAAAAAAACTAATTCAGGCTCTTCATAGAAATAATATTGGTGTTATAATGGATGTGGTTTATAATCATACATATTATACTGAGAAATCTGCATTTAATAAAATAGCTCCAGAATATTTTTATCGCTGGTATAATGAGGATGAGCTGGCTAATGGTTCAGGTGTAGGCAACGAGATTGCCACAGAAAAGGATAAAGTCCAGGAATTCATCGTGGAATCAGTCTTATACTGGGCCAGAGAATATCATATAGATGGTTTTCGGTTTGATTTAATGGCTTTAATTGATGAAGAGACAATGTTAAAAATACGAAAAGGATTATATGAAATTGATCCGGATATATTAGTATATGGCGAACCCTGGTATGCATTGCCTCCACAGTTATCAGAAAAAGAGATTATATTAAAGGGTGATCAAAAAGGCAAAGGTATTGGAGTTTTTAATGATAGTTTTAGAAATGCAATCAAAGGTGAGAAT
The Halonatronomonas betaini genome window above contains:
- the pulA gene encoding type I pullulanase, which translates into the protein MKSFKGYNTYDQFSYGIKVGLNGTDIKLWIKDADEVIVNLSYNDNDQVFAQLELEEKEKNIWYKSIPESLHGVYYWLEIERDGERVETVDPWVKAVGVNSERGIIVDLEKTNPPDWNKDKRISINSPVDAVIYELHVKDFSIHPESGIKNKGKYLGFTETGTVNSEGLKTGLDHLKELGITHVQLMPVFDFATVDDQDIEDYNWGYDPLYYNVPEGSYATNPSNFSRIKELKKLIQALHRNNIGVIMDVVYNHTYYTEKSAFNKIAPEYFYRWYNEDELANGSGVGNEIATEKDKVQEFIVESVLYWAREYHIDGFRFDLMALIDEETMLKIRKGLYEIDPDILVYGEPWYALPPQLSEKEIILKGDQKGKGIGVFNDSFRNAIKGENDLRTQGFIGGHNNLERAIERGIVGEINYNKEIKGFALVPEETINYVSCHDNHTLWDKIQGVFPAVDEKERIVLDRFAQAIIMTSQGVPFLLGGEEFLRTKYGNSNSYNAGNKINALKWGRKSKYNDTFKYYQGLITLRREHPAFRLKSEEEIRKYLKFLETPPGIIAFKLGPYAGGDSWKEIIVIYNSWWDWANVNLVNKKNWNIIVDDRHSGTETFNTFKADEVDVPPHSVMVLYSND